The following is a genomic window from Deinococcus cellulosilyticus NBRC 106333 = KACC 11606.
GAGCGTGGACTTCCCCCCAGAACGCTGATCAACGTGAATTTCCCTCCTGTGAAGCCCAGAGGGGTCAAGATCACCTTCCTGAGCGACTACAAGTTCGAAGACGAACTGGTCAAACGGCAGGACCCCGATGGACGTGATTACTACTGGGTGGCCGGAACCCCCAAATCCACCATCTTCGAAGAAGGCTCAGACGAGTGGGCTGTGCGCGAAGGATACGTCAGCATCACCCCGGTGCGCTTTGACCTGAGCCACCGCGAATTCATGACCCAGATGGAAGACCTCGCGGAATGACCTGAATGTCCACTTTTGAGAGGTCCTCCTGGTAAGTGGCCAGCACATCCAGAGCCTCACCCACAAGCACCCTGGGAAGCCAGTGTTTTGAATCATCCCACATCCGGTCAAAAGGAATCCGGTCCAGAGGAAACCACTCAGGCCGGATTTCTGTGGTCTCCACTGGTTCCCCTTTCCAGGCCCCCAGGACAAAAAGCTGCACCCGCATGTCCCAGTTTTCCCTGGTGGGGAAG
Proteins encoded in this region:
- a CDS encoding 8-oxo-dGTP diphosphatase, which encodes MREVVLCFPVRGHEVLLGHKKTGFGKGNTVGLGGGIEPGETPEQAAIRELHEESGLVGLPESLTHLGQVTFLFPTRENWDMRVQLFVLGAWKGEPVETTEIRPEWFPLDRIPFDRMWDDSKHWLPRVLVGEALDVLATYQEDLSKVDIQVIPRGLPSGS